TTGTCAGACACACCTGCGTACTTTCAAAGACGGAGATACAATTTATATTGAGCCATTCCGTGCAAAAGCATTCCCTGTTATCCGCGATTTGAAAGTGGATAGAGGATCATTCGACAGAATTATCCAGGCAGGTGGTTATATCTCTGCTATGACCGGTAGAGCGCCCGAAGCAAACTCAATTCCAGTTCACCACCATATTGCAGAAAGTGCTTTCGACAGTGCTGCATGTATCGGTTGTGGGGCTTGTGTTGCAGCGTGTAAAAACTCATCTGCAGCCTTGTTTACATCTGCTAAAATATCTCACCTGGTGAAATTACCACAGGGTCAGGTTGAGCGTTCAGAACGTGTAGTTATGATGGTTAATCAGCACGATGACGAAGGATTCGGATCTTGTACTCATACAGGAGAGTGTGCCGCAGTTTGTCCACAGGAAGTTGGTTTAGATAACATAGCTCGTATGAACTCTGAGTATAACAAAGCTGTTTGTGCTTTGGATCAATAGATAATAATACTCTATTATATTGAAAACCACCTCAGTGTTGAGGTGGTTTTTTTATG
Above is a window of Bacteroidota bacterium DNA encoding:
- a CDS encoding succinate dehydrogenase/fumarate reductase iron-sulfur subunit; amino-acid sequence: MKIHLKIWRQDSANVQGKMVDYDLDNLSPDMSFLEMLDYLNEQLAAKGERTVEFDHDCREGICGQCALVINGQPHGPEDHYTTCQTHLRTFKDGDTIYIEPFRAKAFPVIRDLKVDRGSFDRIIQAGGYISAMTGRAPEANSIPVHHHIAESAFDSAACIGCGACVAACKNSSAALFTSAKISHLVKLPQGQVERSERVVMMVNQHDDEGFGSCTHTGECAAVCPQEVGLDNIARMNSEYNKAVCALDQ